In Arachis hypogaea cultivar Tifrunner chromosome 2, arahy.Tifrunner.gnm2.J5K5, whole genome shotgun sequence, a genomic segment contains:
- the LOC112738654 gene encoding protein root UVB sensitive 2, chloroplastic, with amino-acid sequence MNLLEKLKLQKRSSAEKEDEGPVFWFETTASLSHRFQFEPTGQLSVKLVDDSRPLYRRVVESFLNKFFPSGYPYSVNEGYLRYTQFRALQHLTSAALSVLSTQSLLFAAGLRPTPAQATAVSWILKDGMQHLGTIICSNLGSRMDSEPKTWRILADAMYDFGTGLEVLSPLCPHLFLEMAGLGNFAKGMAIVAARATRLPIYSAFAKEGNLSDLFAKGEAISTLFNVFGIGVGIQLASTVCASMQGKLVAYPLLSIIHIYSVAEEMRATPVNTLNPQRTAMIVADFVKARNVSSPADLRYREDLLLPGRLIEDAGNVRVGRALQKVIKPSRLLELRQLFPGEKFLLKHGDKCTDMVLEQDASGEDALRGWLVAAYAAENMNASGELRVGTLQEAYEKMNDVFPVFLQELQNKGWHTDRFLDGNGSRFAF; translated from the exons ATGAATTTACTG GAGAAGCTGAAACTGCAGAAGAGGAGTTCAGCAGAGAAAGAAGATGAAGGTCCTGTGTTCTGGTTTGAGACCACTGCCTCTCTTTCTCATCGTTTCCAATTTGAACCCACTGGTCAACTTTCC GTAAAGCTTGTTGATGATTCCAGACCATTATATCGCAGGGTAGTTGAGTCTTTCCTGAATAAATTTTTCCCCTCAGGATATCCTTACAG tgtgAACGAAGGCTATCTTAGATACACACAGTTTCGAGCACTGCAGCATCTCACCAGTGCAGCACTATCTGTGCTATCAACTCAG TCACTGCTGTTTGCTGCAGGCTTGCGGCCCACACCTGCTCAAGCAACTGCTGTTAGTTGG ATTCTAAAGGATGGTATGCAACATTTAGGGACGATAATATGTAGCAATTTGGGTTCAAGAATGGATTCCGAGCCTAAAACTTGGAGAATTTTAG CTGATGCCATGTATGATTTCGGCACTGGCTTGGAAGTGCTTTCCCCGTTATGCCCACATCTTTTTCTTGAGATGGCAGGACTAGGAAATTTTGCCAAG GGTATGGCAATTGTTGCTGCAAGAGCTACTAGATTACCTATATATTCAGCATTTGCTAAAGAAGGAAATCTCAGTGACCTCTTTGCTAAAGGGGAGGCTATTTCAACTCTCTTTAACGTTTTTGGAATTGGAGTTGGAATTCAATTAGCATCTACTGTTTGTGCATCCATGCAGGGCAAG TTGGTTGCATACCctctactatcaattatacatATATACAGCGTTGCTGAAGAAATGAGGGCCACTCCTGTCAATACATTGAATCCACAAAGAACGGCTATGATTGTAGCTGATTTTGTCAAG GCAAGAAATGTGTCGAGCCCTGCTGATCTAAGATATCGAGAAGACTTGCTCCTTCCTGGGCGACTTATTGAAGATGCCGGAAATGTAAGAGTTGGTAGGGCTTTGCAAAAGGTGATTAAGCCTTCAAGACTTCTTGAGTTAAGGCAACTATTCCCTGGGGAGAAGTTTCTGTTAAAGCACGGAGACAAATGCACCGACATGGTACTGGAACAAGATGCAAGTGGTGAAGATGCACTGAGAGGTTGGCTAGTCGCTGCCTATGCGGCGGAAAACATGAATGCCTCTGGTGAGCTTCGTGTCGGTACCCTGCAAGAAGCCTATGAGAAAATGAATGATGTGTTCCCGGTGTTCTTACAAGAACTGCAGAACAAAGGGTGGCACACGGATCGTTTTCTGGATGGAAACGGGAGCCGCTTCGCATTTTAG